The following are encoded in a window of Polynucleobacter sp. AP-Kolm-20A-A1 genomic DNA:
- a CDS encoding DUF2892 domain-containing protein translates to MKCNVGGVDRMLRMVVGLALIGLAVTGTVGVWGWIGVVPLTTGLFRFCPAYPLLGINTCGTDSSCGGGGCCK, encoded by the coding sequence ATGAAATGCAATGTCGGTGGTGTTGATCGTATGTTACGTATGGTGGTTGGCTTAGCGTTAATTGGTCTAGCCGTAACCGGAACTGTTGGCGTATGGGGTTGGATTGGTGTTGTGCCTCTCACAACAGGCTTATTTAGATTTTGCCCGGCGTACCCACTCCTAGGAATCAATACTTGCGGTACTGACTCTTCATGTGGTGGCGGCGGTTGCTGTAAATAA
- the soxY gene encoding thiosulfate oxidation carrier protein SoxY — MNQQRRSLLKYSAVFGLMASAGLISVAQAQEWNKAAFEGKSLDDVFKILGAGSPEKSGAVTLNAPDIAENGAVVPVGITTTLKAEQMAILVEKNPSALAAQFFIPAGTEPFVTTRIKMGQTSNVYALVKADGKWSMSVKEVKVTLGGCGG, encoded by the coding sequence ATGAATCAGCAGCGACGCAGTTTATTGAAATATTCAGCCGTATTTGGCTTGATGGCTTCTGCGGGTCTTATTAGCGTAGCCCAGGCTCAAGAGTGGAATAAAGCCGCTTTTGAAGGCAAGAGCCTTGACGATGTATTTAAGATCTTGGGTGCAGGCAGCCCAGAGAAGTCTGGTGCAGTTACTTTGAATGCCCCTGACATCGCCGAAAATGGTGCAGTTGTGCCGGTCGGCATTACAACCACCCTTAAAGCAGAGCAAATGGCCATCTTGGTTGAGAAAAACCCAAGCGCCTTAGCTGCTCAATTCTTCATTCCTGCTGGCACTGAGCCATTTGTTACTACACGTATCAAGATGGGTCAGACCTCCAATGTATACGCCTTGGTAAAAGCTGATGGCAAATGGAGTATGTCTGTTAAGGAAGTGAAAGTAACTTTGGGTGGTTGCGGCGGTTAA
- a CDS encoding high-potential iron-sulfur protein, whose amino-acid sequence MKNSRRQFMILSAAGACTLALNGKVQAQAMVAETDPQAAALGYKANATTVDKAKYAKYAAGQECDNCALFQGKAGDATGGCSLFGTKKVAGKGWCSAYAKKA is encoded by the coding sequence ATGAAAAATAGTCGTCGCCAATTTATGATTTTGTCTGCTGCTGGTGCTTGCACCCTTGCATTGAACGGTAAAGTTCAAGCTCAAGCTATGGTTGCAGAAACTGATCCACAAGCCGCTGCATTGGGTTATAAGGCTAACGCAACAACCGTTGATAAAGCAAAGTATGCAAAATACGCTGCCGGCCAAGAGTGCGATAACTGTGCATTGTTCCAAGGTAAAGCAGGCGATGCAACTGGTGGCTGTTCATTATTTGGAACAAAGAAGGTTGCAGGTAAAGGTTGGTGCTCTGCTTACGCCAAGAAGGCTTAA
- a CDS encoding YeeE/YedE thiosulfate transporter family protein, whose product MVNKVERAKPVPYMNSLLAGILLGMVLLATFVVTGHGLGATGFTTRLTAWVGMYVAPVATNANDYLGGMVEDGKPLNAWITWQVIGVAIGALLSAFLAKRIQFKMDGAKFLGGSKRPWTALCGGVLAGFGARIAAGCTSGLGLSGAAVLSLAGFTFLGAFFAVGLLASRFLKEEK is encoded by the coding sequence ATGGTTAATAAGGTGGAGCGGGCTAAACCGGTGCCGTATATGAACTCACTTTTAGCGGGAATCCTTCTTGGAATGGTTCTATTGGCAACTTTTGTTGTCACTGGGCATGGGCTAGGTGCTACAGGATTTACTACTCGCTTAACAGCCTGGGTTGGAATGTATGTTGCTCCAGTTGCAACAAATGCAAACGATTACCTGGGTGGGATGGTTGAAGATGGCAAGCCATTAAATGCATGGATTACATGGCAGGTAATTGGCGTAGCCATAGGAGCATTGCTATCAGCGTTCCTGGCGAAAAGAATTCAATTCAAGATGGACGGAGCAAAGTTTTTAGGTGGATCTAAGCGTCCATGGACAGCCCTTTGTGGGGGCGTGCTTGCAGGCTTTGGTGCAAGGATTGCGGCTGGCTGTACTAGCGGCCTTGGTTTGTCCGGTGCAGCAGTACTGAGTCTGGCCGGCTTTACCTTCCTGGGGGCATTTTTTGCCGTAGGTTTGTTGGCAAGCCGTTTCTTGAAAGAGGAGAAATAA
- a CDS encoding prenyltransferase: protein MAINLLAVTLTLCIHAGANLINDYFDHLNGSDENNRNRISPFTGGSRFIQNHLIKPIEIYQLGFALITLSVFIGLYICSQTTWLLIPLGFIGVTAAWTYSAPPLQLMSRGVLGELSIAIAWSLVVIGFAFMQTTNNAYQTIPIGLAYGLMASNILLINQIPDIEADRLAQKLTLAAKSSPHELRAWYTGISIAAYTLQIIGIYFYGIPIQTLITLSALPVFIFCANQISRAMVRKDGIKKLILNNLVAIHLHSLLLLIGLLWR from the coding sequence ATGGCAATCAACCTGCTTGCTGTAACTTTGACCCTCTGCATACATGCTGGAGCTAATTTAATAAATGATTACTTTGATCACCTCAATGGTAGCGATGAAAATAATCGCAATCGAATTTCACCATTTACTGGCGGCAGCCGCTTTATACAAAACCATTTAATAAAGCCAATCGAAATATATCAGCTTGGTTTTGCGCTAATCACACTTAGCGTCTTCATTGGCTTATATATTTGTTCGCAAACTACATGGCTCTTGATACCGCTGGGGTTCATTGGAGTAACTGCCGCATGGACATACTCCGCACCACCACTGCAGCTGATGTCTAGGGGGGTTCTCGGAGAGTTATCTATAGCTATTGCGTGGTCGCTTGTGGTTATCGGATTCGCCTTTATGCAAACAACCAATAATGCTTACCAGACAATCCCGATTGGACTTGCATATGGATTAATGGCTTCCAATATCCTACTAATAAATCAGATCCCAGATATTGAGGCGGATCGGCTTGCACAAAAGTTAACTCTTGCTGCCAAGAGTAGCCCTCATGAATTGCGTGCCTGGTATACGGGCATATCAATTGCAGCTTATACCCTTCAAATAATTGGAATTTATTTTTATGGGATTCCAATTCAAACGTTGATTACCTTATCTGCACTTCCAGTATTTATATTTTGCGCCAATCAAATATCAAGGGCAATGGTTCGAAAAGATGGAATTAAGAAACTTATTTTGAATAATTTAGTGGCGATACATCTGCATTCCCTTCTATTACTCATTGGACTACTGTGGCGGTAA
- a CDS encoding YeeE/YedE thiosulfate transporter family protein — MSEILSGLLLGGAFGYVLERAGFGNPNKLTGQFRLTDWSVFKVMFTAIVFAAVGLLILEKTGFVDAGNLFVPPAFLGAAALGGAFVGAGFAIGGYCPGTSVVGLMSGRIDAAIFLLGLLLGTVLFAGIYPGIEFLTTLGEYAKADSLPDAFHISGISIDVGLIIAAVGVFILGSWMERKSKGPVSSQV, encoded by the coding sequence ATGAGTGAAATTCTCTCGGGGCTTTTATTGGGCGGCGCTTTTGGCTATGTCTTGGAACGCGCAGGATTCGGTAATCCTAATAAGTTGACTGGCCAATTTCGCTTAACCGATTGGTCTGTATTTAAAGTGATGTTCACCGCCATTGTGTTTGCTGCTGTTGGCCTCTTAATTTTGGAAAAGACGGGATTTGTAGATGCTGGTAATTTATTTGTACCACCTGCATTTTTAGGCGCTGCCGCTCTTGGTGGGGCATTTGTTGGTGCAGGCTTTGCAATTGGTGGATATTGCCCTGGAACCTCAGTCGTCGGTTTGATGTCTGGACGCATTGATGCGGCCATATTTTTGCTTGGCTTATTGTTAGGGACCGTATTGTTTGCTGGTATCTATCCAGGCATCGAGTTCTTGACGACTTTGGGTGAATATGCAAAAGCAGATTCATTGCCTGACGCATTCCACATATCGGGTATATCAATCGATGTTGGCTTGATTATTGCGGCCGTCGGAGTATTTATCTTGGGTTCTTGGATGGAGAGGAAGTCCAAAGGCCCGGTTAGTTCCCAGGTTTAA
- a CDS encoding c-type cytochrome — MFKSVNSIARLSLLSLAVLTTQISFAQSTQGSAKFPGIGRNATPAEVMAWDIDVRPDFKGLPKGSGSVEQGQAIWESKCASCHGVFGESNEIFTPIAGGTTTEDVKTGRVASLADRKQPQRTTLMKVPTVSTLWDYIYRAMPWNAPRSLTPDNTYALVAYILSLGEIVPDDFVLSDANIAEVQKKMPNRNGMTRNHGFWSVNGKPDVNGSSCMNNCVKFVQIGSTLPDFARNAHGNIAEQNRQYGPYRGSDSTKPPIAKLPGSSGEGLAHAADTHSSNAKGPAALFKNENCSACHAPNAKLVGPSIADIAAKYQGQSGALDKLMAKVKNGGSGVWGSIPMPPQAQLSDADRKALVEWVLSGGK; from the coding sequence ATGTTCAAGTCGGTTAATTCTATTGCTCGTTTGAGTCTGCTCAGTCTTGCAGTATTGACTACCCAGATTTCATTTGCACAAAGCACGCAGGGATCTGCCAAGTTTCCAGGTATTGGTCGTAATGCCACTCCTGCAGAAGTAATGGCTTGGGATATTGACGTGCGTCCGGACTTCAAAGGTCTACCAAAGGGGTCTGGCTCTGTAGAGCAGGGTCAAGCAATTTGGGAGTCCAAATGCGCTAGCTGTCACGGTGTTTTTGGTGAATCCAATGAGATCTTTACACCGATTGCCGGCGGAACAACTACTGAAGATGTGAAGACAGGAAGAGTAGCCTCTTTGGCTGATCGTAAGCAACCTCAACGCACTACTTTGATGAAGGTTCCAACTGTTTCTACTTTGTGGGATTACATCTATCGTGCAATGCCTTGGAATGCACCAAGATCACTTACGCCGGACAATACTTATGCGCTAGTGGCATATATTCTTAGTTTGGGTGAGATAGTCCCGGATGATTTTGTGCTTAGCGATGCAAACATTGCAGAAGTCCAGAAAAAGATGCCAAACCGCAATGGCATGACGCGTAATCATGGCTTTTGGAGTGTTAATGGCAAGCCGGATGTTAATGGCTCTTCTTGCATGAATAACTGCGTCAAGTTTGTACAAATTGGCTCAACACTTCCAGATTTCGCAAGAAATGCACACGGCAATATTGCTGAGCAAAATCGTCAATATGGTCCATATCGTGGGTCAGATTCAACCAAGCCACCAATTGCCAAGTTACCCGGATCAAGTGGCGAGGGATTGGCACATGCTGCAGATACCCATTCCTCTAATGCAAAAGGCCCCGCTGCTTTATTTAAGAATGAGAACTGTTCGGCTTGTCATGCGCCAAATGCTAAGCTGGTCGGTCCTTCAATTGCTGATATTGCTGCCAAATATCAAGGGCAGAGTGGTGCTCTAGATAAATTGATGGCCAAGGTTAAAAATGGCGGCTCTGGTGTATGGGGCTCAATTCCGATGCCACCACAAGCGCAATTGTCAGATGCAGATCGTAAGGCACTAGTTGAATGGGTGCTTTCAGGGGGTAAATAA
- a CDS encoding rhodanese-like domain-containing protein, with protein MKKFLSFGLMLFSGLAAAQTSAPANPELLQIIDKSTNFVVKTAKGPVEITRVMTPCAKNKGWLQPLIPIKGVVPVDEIDVLNALNDKDSLVVDMRVVDDRVKGTIPGSIGIPYTEVAMRMDELGCKKPAAGSTKWDCSKAKKVYAFCNGPVCPQSPMAMAAMTRDGFPATKIYYYRGGMLDWDALGLTTIKGEF; from the coding sequence ATGAAAAAGTTTCTTTCTTTTGGCCTGATGTTGTTTTCAGGTCTCGCCGCAGCGCAAACCAGTGCGCCCGCCAATCCAGAGTTGCTGCAAATTATTGATAAGTCCACCAACTTTGTAGTCAAAACGGCCAAAGGCCCAGTAGAAATCACACGCGTAATGACACCTTGTGCAAAAAATAAAGGTTGGCTACAGCCCTTAATTCCAATTAAGGGTGTTGTGCCGGTTGATGAGATTGATGTTCTTAATGCATTAAATGACAAGGATTCGTTAGTAGTCGATATGCGAGTGGTTGATGACCGAGTCAAAGGAACTATTCCTGGCTCTATTGGTATTCCTTATACCGAAGTCGCTATGCGTATGGATGAATTGGGTTGTAAAAAGCCTGCAGCAGGCTCTACTAAATGGGACTGCTCTAAGGCTAAGAAGGTTTATGCATTCTGTAATGGCCCAGTTTGCCCACAAAGTCCAATGGCGATGGCTGCTATGACTCGTGATGGATTTCCTGCAACCAAGATCTACTACTACCGTGGTGGTATGTTGGACTGGGATGCATTGGGCCTAACCACCATTAAAGGTGAGTTTTAA
- a CDS encoding sulfurtransferase translates to MKKIKLLLAFALTGLVSLVQAITLPGPVVSADWLSNNLSDVQVIEVRTDLASYLRNPEFDTDKKTGKKFLVEVGGHIANSTLLDFKKVRVERSVDGKKIKFLIPEKADFEKLVQSLGVNSDKPIVLVPIGQDMSDIDEALRTYWSFKVYGEDQVAVLDGGIAGWLGEGREYVTTNAQKATGNWSAKAYRKELIASSDDVAASSKAGKPQLLDARQPAQYLGLAKRPDVLTFGHIAGSKELAPELLAKPSNGALYFWQKNTYDALMAANGLSVKGPTIAYCNTGHLAAGGWFVMSELVGNKSTKLYDGSLYLWTLEGRPLVGVPLN, encoded by the coding sequence ATGAAAAAAATTAAATTGCTTTTAGCATTTGCCCTAACCGGCTTGGTGAGCCTAGTTCAGGCAATTACTTTGCCTGGTCCTGTAGTCAGCGCCGATTGGTTGTCCAATAATCTATCTGATGTTCAGGTAATTGAAGTAAGAACGGATTTAGCAAGCTACCTCAGAAACCCTGAATTTGATACCGACAAAAAGACTGGTAAGAAATTCCTAGTAGAAGTAGGTGGCCATATTGCTAATTCAACACTCCTAGATTTTAAGAAAGTACGTGTTGAGCGCTCAGTGGATGGTAAGAAGATTAAGTTTCTAATTCCTGAAAAAGCAGATTTTGAGAAGTTGGTTCAATCTTTAGGTGTCAACTCTGATAAGCCGATTGTGCTCGTGCCCATTGGGCAGGATATGTCCGATATCGACGAGGCGTTAAGAACCTATTGGTCATTTAAGGTGTATGGCGAAGATCAAGTAGCTGTGTTGGATGGCGGTATTGCTGGGTGGCTTGGTGAGGGGCGTGAATATGTAACTACCAATGCTCAAAAAGCGACTGGCAATTGGTCTGCAAAAGCATATCGCAAAGAATTAATTGCCAGTTCAGATGATGTAGCTGCTTCGTCCAAAGCAGGTAAGCCACAATTATTGGATGCGCGTCAGCCTGCCCAATACTTAGGTCTTGCAAAACGTCCAGATGTGCTGACCTTTGGCCATATTGCGGGCTCAAAAGAGTTGGCGCCTGAATTGTTAGCAAAGCCAAGCAATGGCGCATTGTATTTCTGGCAGAAAAATACTTATGACGCATTAATGGCAGCCAATGGTTTAAGTGTGAAAGGGCCAACAATTGCCTATTGCAATACTGGCCACTTAGCAGCTGGTGGTTGGTTTGTAATGTCAGAGCTAGTGGGCAATAAATCTACTAAGTTATACGATGGCTCTTTGTATCTTTGGACTCTTGAAGGCCGCCCATTAGTCGGCGTTCCACTGAACTAA
- a CDS encoding helix-turn-helix transcriptional regulator: MELKARVQKATKNLSPKQMEKVFSQVAAYFNVLSEPARLRIMYAVCSGEKSVSEVVEMCGTSQANVSRHLLALHKAGILMRRKEGVTVYYSIADNATVEMCQTVCAKIAEGIH, from the coding sequence ATGGAATTGAAAGCAAGGGTTCAAAAGGCGACAAAAAACTTATCTCCAAAACAGATGGAGAAGGTCTTTTCTCAAGTGGCGGCCTATTTCAATGTCCTATCTGAGCCGGCACGCTTACGCATTATGTATGCGGTCTGTAGCGGTGAAAAATCTGTTTCTGAAGTTGTTGAGATGTGTGGCACGAGTCAGGCCAATGTTTCGAGACATTTATTGGCGCTTCATAAAGCTGGAATTTTAATGAGGCGAAAAGAGGGTGTAACGGTTTATTACTCGATTGCGGATAACGCAACGGTGGAGATGTGTCAAACAGTCTGTGCAAAGATTGCAGAAGGCATTCATTAA
- a CDS encoding Crp/Fnr family transcriptional regulator has product MRFESNASLYTQGDEAEYLYTLREGYIKLLHINSDGSNRIVRLVMPGDLFGMEALLGQTYSHSAAALSNVHLCRIPKAIISSLGEESPRLHRQIVKKWGEALAQSESWFSEINTGRIEIRLARFFLRIAKVSGDMAVAPLFKREDMGLMMDVKFETISRALASMAEQGLISNIGKLSIQIPSIKKLESFSQAGT; this is encoded by the coding sequence CTCAAGGCGATGAAGCGGAATATCTGTATACCCTGCGTGAAGGGTACATCAAGTTGTTACATATCAATTCTGACGGCTCAAATAGAATAGTACGCTTGGTAATGCCTGGTGATTTATTTGGTATGGAGGCTTTGCTCGGTCAGACTTACTCCCATTCAGCTGCCGCTTTATCTAATGTGCATCTCTGCCGTATTCCTAAAGCAATTATCTCTAGCTTGGGGGAAGAGTCGCCACGCTTGCATAGGCAAATCGTCAAGAAATGGGGTGAGGCTTTAGCTCAATCAGAGTCCTGGTTCTCTGAAATCAATACTGGCAGAATTGAAATTCGCTTAGCTAGATTTTTCTTACGTATAGCCAAAGTTTCTGGCGATATGGCAGTTGCACCACTCTTTAAAAGAGAGGATATGGGCTTAATGATGGACGTCAAGTTTGAAACCATCAGTAGAGCGCTAGCTTCTATGGCTGAGCAGGGTTTAATTTCCAATATCGGAAAGTTAAGTATTCAAATTCCGAGTATAAAAAAGCTTGAAAGCTTTTCTCAAGCTGGTACTTAA
- the soxZ gene encoding thiosulfate oxidation carrier complex protein SoxZ gives MADPMRVRAAESGGVVDVKILMKHDMESGQRKDASGKVIPAWFISTINVKANGKDVLNGQFGPAVSKDPFLNFKYKGAKGDKIVVSWVDSKGDKRTDEATAS, from the coding sequence ATGGCTGATCCGATGCGCGTTAGAGCTGCTGAGAGCGGTGGAGTAGTGGATGTAAAAATTTTGATGAAGCATGATATGGAGTCTGGTCAGCGTAAAGACGCTTCAGGCAAAGTTATTCCAGCATGGTTTATTAGCACTATCAACGTCAAAGCTAATGGCAAAGATGTATTGAATGGTCAGTTTGGTCCAGCAGTTTCAAAGGATCCATTCTTGAACTTCAAATACAAAGGCGCTAAGGGCGACAAGATTGTTGTTAGCTGGGTAGATAGCAAAGGCGACAAACGTACTGATGAAGCTACTGCTTCTTAA
- the modB gene encoding molybdate ABC transporter permease subunit gives MDMEAILLSLKLALWTLVLILPFGVWVAHSLLGLNRSKPWVEAALALPLVLPPTVLGYYLLVGLGGKTFLGIPLVFSFAGILIASLIVNLPFAIQPIQRAFEAINPEIIEAAQVSGLSNWQIFRLIELPLAWRGITSAAVLTFAHTLGEFGVILMVGGAIPGETKTVSIAIYDKVQSFDTSGAGALALLLLGISLIAIALSYGVFGKSVSQQSQRRG, from the coding sequence ATGGATATGGAAGCAATACTTCTTTCGCTAAAGCTTGCGCTGTGGACCCTGGTCCTCATCCTTCCATTTGGAGTTTGGGTTGCCCATAGCCTCTTAGGCCTTAATAGAAGCAAGCCCTGGGTGGAGGCTGCCCTAGCCCTGCCACTCGTTTTACCCCCCACAGTTTTGGGCTATTACCTTTTGGTTGGCTTGGGCGGCAAGACTTTTTTAGGCATTCCACTGGTGTTTTCCTTTGCCGGAATCCTCATTGCCTCCCTCATAGTCAACCTGCCTTTTGCAATACAGCCGATTCAGCGTGCATTTGAAGCTATCAACCCAGAAATTATTGAGGCTGCCCAAGTCAGCGGCCTATCCAATTGGCAAATTTTTCGCTTAATTGAACTTCCACTAGCATGGAGAGGTATTACCAGTGCCGCAGTACTAACCTTTGCTCATACCCTAGGTGAATTTGGGGTCATCCTCATGGTTGGGGGTGCGATCCCCGGGGAAACCAAAACGGTATCGATTGCGATCTACGACAAAGTGCAAAGTTTTGATACCTCAGGCGCCGGCGCGCTTGCCTTATTGCTACTTGGCATATCCCTGATTGCAATTGCCCTTTCATATGGTGTTTTTGGCAAAAGCGTCTCCCAACAGAGTCAACGGAGAGGCTGA
- a CDS encoding metalloregulator ArsR/SmtB family transcription factor encodes MSALRDSINLEKMQSSADDACRLMKVLSNRDRMLLLCQISQGELCVGELEECLDIHQPTLSQQLTVLRNEELVQTRRDGKQIYYSLSNQIALEVMNVLYQNYCSK; translated from the coding sequence ATGTCAGCACTTAGGGACAGTATCAATCTAGAGAAGATGCAGTCATCAGCAGACGATGCTTGTCGCTTGATGAAAGTGCTCTCGAATAGAGATCGTATGTTGTTGCTATGCCAGATAAGTCAGGGAGAGCTGTGCGTTGGCGAGCTCGAGGAATGTCTTGATATTCATCAGCCCACCTTATCCCAGCAGCTCACTGTTCTGAGAAATGAAGAACTGGTCCAAACCAGAAGAGATGGTAAGCAAATTTATTATTCACTTTCTAATCAGATTGCTTTGGAAGTGATGAATGTGCTTTATCAAAATTACTGCAGTAAATAA
- a CDS encoding ABC transporter ATP-binding protein, with the protein MLKLKISQALPNPLQIILECAAGQLHALVGPSGSGKTSTLRAIAGLSQAKTGKIECNGETWFEANELAGEIQNLSPAQRSCGFLFQQYALFPHLSALENVLIPLQNSAHKVAERKAIAKDWLGRMGIAELAHRFPHQLSGGQQQRVALARALARQPKILLLDEPFSAVDAPTRQGLYKTLADLRKDLNIPIVLVTHDLREADLLADRITVIDNGISLQTAAPQVLFQRPRNSRVAELVGISNLFHGIFNAGNLTWDGCDKTFTVTDKGKIPPNAQVAWVIPQDGLSVHNAPTPTSTPAIAVEISVLGQIAVIQLQIQNSAHKIEWVASASEVKRLNMEVGSQMHVELDGNQIHIMPLRPINDPRRFVGH; encoded by the coding sequence ATGCTTAAGCTCAAAATAAGCCAAGCCCTTCCCAACCCACTTCAGATCATTCTGGAATGTGCAGCCGGTCAATTGCATGCCCTTGTAGGACCGTCTGGTAGCGGCAAAACCAGCACCCTGAGAGCAATTGCCGGCCTCAGCCAAGCGAAGACTGGAAAAATTGAATGCAATGGTGAAACCTGGTTTGAGGCTAACGAACTTGCAGGAGAAATACAAAACCTGTCTCCCGCACAACGTTCTTGCGGATTTTTATTTCAGCAATACGCCCTTTTCCCGCATTTATCGGCGCTTGAGAATGTCCTCATCCCTTTGCAGAATTCTGCACATAAGGTGGCTGAGCGTAAAGCCATTGCTAAGGACTGGCTAGGTCGCATGGGGATTGCTGAACTTGCCCATCGTTTTCCACACCAACTCTCAGGCGGACAACAGCAACGCGTAGCACTCGCTCGCGCATTGGCACGACAGCCGAAGATCTTGTTGTTAGACGAACCATTTTCCGCTGTCGATGCGCCAACGCGACAAGGTCTATATAAAACTCTTGCCGATTTACGCAAGGATTTAAACATTCCGATAGTGTTGGTTACACATGATTTACGTGAAGCCGACTTACTTGCCGACCGCATTACCGTGATTGATAACGGCATCAGCTTGCAAACGGCTGCACCCCAAGTGCTATTTCAAAGACCCAGAAACTCGCGTGTAGCCGAGTTGGTTGGTATCAGTAATTTATTTCATGGAATATTTAATGCAGGCAATCTCACTTGGGATGGCTGCGATAAAACCTTTACCGTGACCGATAAAGGCAAAATTCCTCCAAATGCTCAAGTAGCTTGGGTGATTCCGCAAGATGGTTTAAGTGTCCATAACGCACCAACCCCGACCAGCACTCCTGCCATTGCCGTAGAGATTAGTGTCTTGGGTCAAATTGCGGTGATTCAACTACAAATTCAAAATAGCGCACATAAAATTGAATGGGTTGCATCCGCATCTGAAGTGAAAAGACTAAATATGGAAGTTGGCAGTCAAATGCATGTTGAATTAGATGGCAATCAAATTCACATCATGCCGTTGCGACCAATCAATGATCCTAGGCGATTTGTTGGTCACTAA
- the soxC gene encoding sulfite dehydrogenase — protein sequence MTKKQIELSAEDISAVEKPANRARLVKAPEHFISQELIADINANGLDEKRRGFLRKGFMSAVGGAAAGLAAPLAFAAGEGDPAILEKQEWQTTLGKNVATMPYGVPSIYEANLIRRESPGLTRVSAASVAFTPLQGLFGTITPNGLHFERHHQGWYNLNPETHRLMVNGMVKNARVFTMNDLMRLPSVSRTHFIECGANTGLEWGNVAVPTVQYTHGMLSCCEFTGVPLKVLLEECGADLKKGKFLLAEGGDGSGMTRTINLESCLDDTIVAWSMNGEMLRPENGFPLRLVVPGVQGVSWVKWLRRLEVGDMPWNTKDEAVHYIELMPDGMHRQYASIQECKSVITTPSGGQQLLDKGFYNVSGMAWSGRGKIRRVDVSFDGGNNWRQARLETPVLTKSITRFNIDWVWDGSPAILQSRAVDDTGYIQPSIKVLRDLRGNRSIYHNNAIQSWKLDSNGEVSNVQVG from the coding sequence ATGACTAAGAAGCAAATTGAATTAAGTGCCGAGGATATCTCGGCAGTTGAAAAGCCGGCAAATAGAGCCCGCTTAGTTAAAGCGCCAGAGCACTTTATTTCTCAGGAGTTAATTGCTGACATCAACGCCAATGGCCTTGATGAAAAACGCCGCGGCTTCTTGCGCAAAGGATTCATGTCTGCAGTTGGTGGTGCGGCAGCAGGCTTGGCTGCGCCTCTGGCCTTTGCTGCAGGTGAGGGTGACCCAGCAATTCTAGAAAAACAAGAATGGCAAACAACGCTTGGTAAGAACGTTGCCACCATGCCTTATGGCGTGCCTTCAATTTACGAGGCTAATTTAATTCGTCGTGAGTCACCAGGTTTGACGCGTGTATCAGCAGCATCGGTTGCCTTTACACCCTTGCAAGGCTTATTTGGAACAATTACGCCAAACGGTTTGCACTTTGAACGTCATCACCAAGGTTGGTACAACTTAAATCCTGAGACTCATCGTTTGATGGTGAACGGTATGGTGAAAAATGCTCGCGTCTTTACGATGAACGACTTGATGCGTTTGCCTTCAGTTTCTCGTACTCACTTTATTGAGTGTGGTGCTAACACTGGTTTAGAGTGGGGCAACGTTGCCGTACCTACAGTGCAGTACACGCATGGCATGTTATCTTGCTGCGAATTCACAGGCGTACCACTTAAAGTATTGCTTGAAGAATGCGGCGCTGACTTGAAAAAAGGTAAGTTCTTGCTTGCTGAGGGTGGTGATGGTTCCGGCATGACTCGCACCATCAACCTAGAAAGCTGCTTAGATGACACCATCGTAGCTTGGAGTATGAATGGTGAAATGCTTCGCCCCGAAAATGGATTCCCATTGCGCTTGGTAGTCCCTGGAGTGCAAGGTGTCAGCTGGGTTAAGTGGTTGCGTCGTCTTGAGGTTGGTGATATGCCTTGGAATACAAAAGATGAGGCGGTTCACTATATTGAACTGATGCCAGATGGCATGCATCGTCAATACGCATCTATTCAAGAATGTAAATCTGTGATTACCACCCCTTCTGGCGGCCAGCAATTGCTAGATAAAGGTTTCTATAACGTCAGTGGTATGGCTTGGTCGGGTCGAGGCAAGATTAGGCGTGTAGATGTCTCATTTGATGGCGGCAACAACTGGCGTCAGGCGCGCCTGGAGACCCCGGTTCTTACTAAGTCCATTACACGTTTCAATATTGATTGGGTGTGGGATGGCTCACCTGCAATATTGCAATCTAGAGCTGTAGATGACACTGGCTATATTCAGCCTTCAATAAAAGTATTGCGTGATTTACGTGGTAATCGTTCCATTTATCACAACAATGCAATTCAATCTTGGAAATTAGATTCAAATGGTGAGGTGAGCAATGTTCAAGTCGGTTAA